From the Penicillium oxalicum strain HP7-1 chromosome V, whole genome shotgun sequence genome, one window contains:
- a CDS encoding Chorismate synthase, whose amino-acid sequence MSTWGEHFRVTTYGESHCRSVGCIVDGVPPGMELTEADIQPQMTRRRPGQSALTTPRDEKDRVEIQSGTEFGVTLGTPIAMIVRNEDQRPKDYGGSTMDLYPRPSHADFTYLEKYGVKASSGGGRSSARETIGRVAAGAIAEKYLKLSHNVDIVSFVSSLLETIDRQTVDQFIPVRCPDSGASERMTKVIEKYRDAHDSIGGTVTCVIRNVPVGLGEPCFDKLEAKLAHAMLSIPATKGFEIGSGFGGCEVPGSIHNDPFVVSEDGRLKTKTNNSGGIQGGISNGASIYFRVAFKPPATIGQAQSTATYALQDGTLEAKGRHDPCVVPRAVPIVEAMSALVVMDALMVQYARESARSMLPTLNTTLATKPTTAPKET is encoded by the exons ATGTCGACGTGGGGTGAGCATTTCCGTGTGACGAC CTATGGCGAGTCACACTGCCGATCGGTCGGCTGTATCGTTGACGGTGTGCCTCCCGGCATGGAGCTCACGGAGGCGGACATCCAGCCTCAAATGACTCGTCGTCGCCCTGGACAGAGCGCCCTCACCACCCCGCGCGATGAGAAGGACCGGGTCGAGATCCAGTCAGGTACCGAGTTCGGCGTCACACTAGGCACGCCCATTGCCATGATTGTTCGCAATGAGGACCAGCGCCCCAAGGATTACGGCGGTAGCACGATGGATCTCTACCCCCGGCCCAGCCACGCTGATTTCACCTACTTGGAGAAGTACGGTGTGAAGGCCAgcagtggtggtggccgcAGCAGTGCCCGTGAGACTATCG GCCGTGTCGCCGCTGGCGCTATCGCTGAGAAGTACCTGAAGCTGTCACATAATGTCGACATTGTCTCCTTCGTCTCCTCC CTTTTGGAGACTATCGACCGCCAAACGGTGGATCAGTTCATCCCCGTCCGCTGCCCCGACTCCGGCGCGTCTGAGCGCATGACCAAGGTGATTGAGAAGTATCGTGATGCCCACGACAGCATCGGAGGAACTGTCACCTGTGTGATCCGCAATGTTCCCGTGGGTCTGGGCGAGCCCTGCTTCGACAAGCTCGAGGCTAAGCTTGCGCACGCCATGCTGAGCATTCCCGCCACCAAGGGCTTCGAGATCGGCTCCGGCTTCGGTGGTTGCGAGGTGCCCGGTTCCATCCACAACGATCCCTTCGTCGTCTCTGAGGATGGTCGTctcaagaccaagaccaacAACTCCGGCGGTATTCAGGGTGGTATCTCCAACGGAGCCTCCATCTACTTCCGTGTGGCCTTCAAGCCTCCCGCGACTATCGGTCAGGCCCAGAGCACCGCCACCTACGCCTTGCAGGATGGTACTCTGGAAGCTAAGGGTCGTCATGATCCATGCGTTGTGCCTCGCGCTGTGCCCATCGTTGAGGCTATGTCTGCACTGGTCGTCATGGACGCTCTGATGGTGCAGTATGCCCGAGAGAGTGCGAGAAGCATGCTGCCTACGCTGAACACCACTCTGGCTACCAAGCCCACAACTGCTCCTAAAGAGACTTGA
- a CDS encoding Quinate permease: MSWFLQKIVHNEAMRTDPKEIYGWRVYALACSACFGGMLFGMDSGIIGGVLTMPPFMAEYGLTGLSKTAQANLSANIVSTLQAGCFFGALLASPAADRYGRRYALIGAATLGILGVIMQALASGHLEAMYIGRLITGFGVGSASMINPLYVSENAPRAIRGGLTGLYQLFITMGIMLAFWINYGCLLHLEGSAMYLVPLAMQGLPAVLLFGGMMLCNESPRWLAKQDRWEEARATLSKVRALPPDHPYVEEEFQAIAQQLEQERLLIAGSGFWDLMKEMWLIPGNRKRAIISVLLMICQQMTGTNAINYYSPQISWLSNIFVLLFKILQLGIDGNATNLFATGVYGIVKMVSCGVFLVFVADSLGRRRSLLWTSIAQGLAMLYIGLYVRIAPPVQGSPVIPAGYFALVCIFLFAAFFQFGWGPVCWIYVSEIPSARLRSLNVAFGAATQWLFNFVVARAVPVMLTTVGANGYGTYLIFACFCFSMFFFVWFFIPETKGLSLEKMDQLFGVTDLTQQKVDDTEQGVVVGDDGKSTDVRVEHVESSRA; encoded by the exons ATGTCGTGGTTCCTTCAGAAGATCGTCCACAATGAGGCGATGAGGACCGATCCCAAGGAGATCTATGGATGGAGGGTCTACGCGCTGGCGTGTTCG GCATGTTTTGGTGGAATGCTTTTTGGCATGGACTCTGGTATCATCGGCGGAGTCCTGACAATGCCACCCTTCATGGC TGAGTACGGCTTGACGGGCCTAAGCAAAACCGCGCAAGCCAACTTATCCGCCAATATCGTGTCCACCCTGCAAGCTGGCTGTTTCTTCGGAGCTCTACTCGCTTCACCCGCGGCGGATCGATATGGAAGACGCTACGCGCTCATCGGAGCGGCGACGCTGGGGATCCTTGGAGTCATCATGCAAGCCTTGGCGAGCGGTCATCTGGAGGCTATGTATATCGGCCG TCTGATCACTGGATTTGGGGTTGGATCTGCCTCGATGATCAACCCTCTATACGTTTCAGAGAACGCGCCACGGGCGATTCGCGGCGGTCTCACCGGTCTGTACCAATTGTTCATCACCATGGGAATCATGCTGGCTTTCTGGATTAACTACGGCTGTCTGCTGCATCTTGAGGGCTCAGCCATGTACCTCGTCCCACTGGCAATGCAGGGTCTACCTGCCGTCCTTCTCTTTGGAGGAATGATGTTGTGTAATGAGTCACCTCGCTGGCTGGCTAAGCAGGACCGATGGGAAGAGGCACGCGCGACTCTATCCAAAGTTCGAGCGCTGCCTCCAGATCACCCCTATGTGGAGGAAGAGTTCCAGGCTATTGCGCAGCAATTGGAGCAAGAGCGACTTCTCATTGCAGGCTCCGGTTTCTGGGATCTCATGAAGGAGATGTGGCTCATTCCAGGAAACCGAAAGCGAGCCATCATATCTGTGCTTTTGATGATCTGCCAGCAGATGACGGGTACCAATGCAATCAATTATTACAGCCCCCAGATCT CTTGGCTCTCTAACATAtttgtccttcttttcaAAATATTGCAGCTCGGTATTGATGGTAATGCAACTAATCTCTTCGCCACGGGCGTTTACGGAATCGTCAAGATGGTCAGCTGTGGCGTGTTCCTCGTTTTCGTTGCCGACTCACTCGGTCGTCGCCGTTCACTTCTATGGACATCCATAGCTCAAGGTCTGGCGATGCTTTACATTGGTCTATACGTGCGCATCGCTCCCCCCGTCCAAGGAAGTCCCGTGATACCAGCTGGCTACTTTGCTCTTGTCTGTATCTTCCTTTTCGCGGCATTCTTCCAATTTGGTTGGGGTCCTGTCTGCTGGATCTACGTCTCTGAAATCCCGAGTGCCAGACTTCGATCACTGAACGTGGCCTTTGGTGCAGCGACACAATGGCTGTTCAATTTCGTGGTGGCTCGCGCCGTACCAGTCATGTTGACGACAGTGGGTGCGAACGGTTATGG AACATACCTCATCTTCGCATGCTTTTGTTTCTCAATGTTCTTCTTTGTTTGGTTCTTCATCCCGGAAACAAAGG GCCTGTCGCTCGAGAAAATGGATCAGCTGTTTGGTGTCACGGATCTGACGCAGCAGAAGGTGGACGATACCGAGCAAGGCGTGGTTGTGGGCGACGACGGCAAATCTACCGACGTCCGTGTCGAACACGTAGAAAGCTCGCGCGCGTAG